One genomic window of Cyprinus carpio isolate SPL01 chromosome A23, ASM1834038v1, whole genome shotgun sequence includes the following:
- the LOC109048352 gene encoding myelin transcription factor 1-like isoform X10 — protein sequence MSLDTDDKRTRTRSKAGRVPSEIVGQELSALSCPLARKRRLQEAESEQPASKRKSHPLKLAMDEGFNTESEGSGEETELREEDEDDEEQAKQKAGDQAHEEEEQAKQNTESTNTEEEDGDEEECIIIEASNKEKPKLSSSEDLSNYQHIVANSIPHLNNHNSSAMSPQQQQWSVTMGKQDKSPFREPEEEEKEGKETEQTGNQVGVLVSKENGVMGNIDEINDEEEDMHTESQKELEHQYFSEMMETQQVEEEEDDDDDDEVLRSEITTEETYKEIKSEEEGDKETAPSVITATQGSHIREDYVSHKLILPESYSSSKVATTSPVVIEVQSEESERDADVDGNDDDGDDDSLSQRSTVADESEMFDIMRGNLGLLEQAIALKAQQVKAHRELSRIPEHHRFFPLNDRPGKHMEHIRKSCFGKESSRSEKREIKCPTPGCDGTGHVTGLYPHHRSLSGCPHKDRIPPEILAMHENVLKCPTPGCTGQGHVNSNRNTHRSLSGCPIAAAEKLSKSHEKQHLPQPMSEHIKGSPNSDRVLRPMCFVKQLEIPPHGSYRPSLIPATPRANLAKELEKYSKVSFDYTSFDVQVFGKRMLAPKMHTSETSPKAFKSKPPFPRASPPSPSLHIGYGKSSSSSYDYSHDAEAAHMAATAILNLSTRCWERPENLSIRHQDKSMEIEVDENGTLDLSMKKPIKREVGMSCASPEVRSPDLSSSSSSSSTSLHHVNSSISPHSLHTYKQEEWEGPLDYTKPNRQREEELEEMDHSTQSFASSDLEDCDMMQESLDDRKYPGEVTTPSFKVRFQPKDNKKELLLCPTPGCDGSGHITGNYASHRSLSGCPLADKSLRSLMAAHTTELKCPTQGCDGSGHITGNYASHRSLSGCPRAKKGGIKTTPIKDDKEDSELLKCPVPGCDSLGHISGKYATHRSAYGCPLAARRQKEGLLNGSPFSWKAFKTEGPTCPTPGCDGSGHANGSFLTHRSLSGCPRASLNKKKAKFPGEEYLSTKFRASDVLDNDEDIKQLNKEINDLNESNNEMEADMVNLQTQITSMEKNLKNIEQENKVIEEQNEALFMELSGLSQALIRSLANIRLPHMQEPITEQNFESYVSTLTDMYTNKDCYQNPENKALLETINKAVKGIKV from the exons ATGAGTTTGGATACTGATGACAAGCGCACTCGCACACGGTCCAAAGCAGGAAGAG TTCCCTCAGAGATTGTTGGACAGGAGCTGAG TGCTTTGAGTTGCCCATTGGCCAGAAAAAGGCGCCTACAGGAAGCAGAGTCAGAGCAACCTGCCTCCAAGAGGAAGTCCCACCCGCTGAAGCTGGCGATGGATGAAGGATTCAACACAGAGAGTGAGGGgagtggagaggagacagagttaagggaggaagatgaggatgatgaagaacaGGCAAAGCAGAAAGCTGGCGATCAAGCGCATGAAGAAGAAGAGCAAGCAAAACAGAATACAGAAAGCACCAATACAGAGGAGGAGGATGGTGATGAAG AGGAGTGCATCATCATTGAGGCATCCAACAAAGAGAAGCCCAAGCTCTCATCCTCTGAGGATCTCTCTAACTATCAGCACATCGTGGCCAACTCAATACCCCACCTCAACAACCACAACAGTAGTGCCATGTCACCCCAACAACAACAATGGTCGGTCACAATGGGAAAACAAGATAAAAGCCCTTTTAGGGAaccagaagaagaagagaaagaaggaaaagaaacaGAGCAAACAGGGAACCAAGTAGGAGTTCTAGTGTCTAAAGAGAATGGAGTGATGGGAAATATAGATGAAATTAACGACGAAGAAGAGGACATGCACACTGAGAGCCAGAAGGAGTTAGAGCACCAGTATTTTTCTGAGATGATGGAGACACAACaagttgaagaagaagaagatgatgatgatgatgatgaggtgCTGAGGTCTGAGATTACAACTGAAGAGACATACAAGGAAATTAAGTCTGAAGAGGAAGGTGACAAAGAAACCGCCCCTTCGGTTATCACTGCCACTCAGGGATCCCACATAAGGGAAGACTATGTTTCCCACAAACTTATATTGCCAGAAAGTTACAGCTCTAGTAAGGTCGCCACAACATCTCCTGTGGTTATCGAAGTGCAGTCTGAGGAGTCAGAGAGGGATGCCGATGTGGACGGTAACGATGATGATGGGGATGACGATAGCTTGTCTCAACGATCAACGGTGGCGGACGAGTCTGAGATGTTTGACATCATGCGGGGGAATTTGGGGTTGCTGGAGCAGGCCATTGCTTTGAAAGCCCAACAGGTTAAAGCTCATCGTGAGCTCAGCCGCATTCCCGAACACCACCGCTTCTTTCCTCTCAACGACCGGCCCGGCAAACACATGGAACATATCCGCAAGAGCTGCTTCGGAAAAG AGAGTTCTAGATCAGAGAAGCGAGAGATCAAATGCCCAACCCCCGGGTGTGATGGAACGGGTCACGTGACAGGACTCTATCCCCACCACCGCAGTCTGTCAGGCTGCCCACACAAAGATCGGATCCCTCCAGAGA TTTTGGCCATGCACGAGAATGTCTTGAAGTGCCCAACACCAGGCTGCACTGGTCAGGGTCATGTCAACAGCAACCGCAACACACACCGCAG TTTGTCTGGATGTCCCATCGCTGCTGCTGAAAAGCTCTCGAAAAGTCACGAGAAGCAACACCTGCCCCAGCCCATGAGCGAGCATATCAAAGGCAGCCCAAACTCTGACCGTGTTCTCAG GCCCATGTGTTTTGTAAAGCAGTTGGAGATTCCTCCTCATGGCAGCTACAGGCCCAGCCTCATCCCTGCCACACCACGCGCTAATCTGGCCAAGGAGCTGGAGAAGTATTCCAAGGTGTCCTTCGATTATACAAGCTTCGACGTGCAGGTGTTCGGCAAGCGCATGCTTGCCCCAAAGATGCACACCAGCGAAACTTCACCCAAAGCCTTCAAAT CCAAACCTCCATTCCCCAGGGCCTCCCCCCCAAGTCCCAGCTTGCACATTGGTTATGGAAAAAGCTCCTCCAGCAGCTATGATTATTCCCATGATGCCGAAGCCGCCCACATGGCTGCCACTGCGATCCTCAACCTGTCCACACGCTGCTGGGAGAGACCAGAGAACCTCAGCATCAGACACCAAGATAAG AGTATGGAAATTGAGGTGGATGAGAATGGCACCTTGGACTTAAGCATGAAGAAGCCCATAAAGAGAGAAGTGGGCATGTCTTGCGCCAGCCCTGAAGTGCGTTCCCCTGATctgtcttcatcatcttcatcatcatccacATCTCTTCACCATGTCAACAGCAGCATCTCGCCCCACTCTTTACACACCTACAAACAAGAGGAGTGGGAGGGGCCTCTGGACTACACCAAGCCCAATCGACAGAGAGAAGAGGAGCTAGAAGAG ATGGACCACAGCACCCAGTCATTTGCCTCGTCTGACCTTGAGGATTGCGACATGATGCAGGAGAGCCTTGATGACAGGAAGTACCCTGGAGAGGTCACAACCCCCAGCTTCAAGGTCAGGTTCCAGCCCAAGGACAACAAGAAAGAGCTCCTACT GTGTCCCACTCCGGGCTGTGACGGCAGTGGACACATCACCGGAAACTATGCATCCCATCGCAG CCTGTCTGGGTGTCCTCTCGCTGATAAGAGTCTTCGGTCCCTCATGGCAGCACACACAACTGAACTCAA ATGTCCAACTCAAGGATGTGATGGTTCAGGCCATATCACTGGTAACTACGCGTCTCACAGGAG TTTGTCTGGGTGTCCACGGGCCAAGAAAGGTGGAATAAAAACAACTCCCATCAAGGACGACAAGGAGGACTCCGAGCTCTTAAA ATGCCCAGTGCCAGGTTGTGACAGCCTGGGTCACATCAGTGGGAAGTACGCCACTCACCGCAGTGCGTATGGATGCCCGTTGGCAGCCAGGCGGCAGAAGGAGGGTTTGCTGAATGGGTCTCCATTCTCTTGGAAGGCATTTAAGACAGAAGGCCCAACCTGTCCCACACCGGGATGTGATGGATCGGGACACGCCAACGGCAGCTTCCTCACCCACCGCAG TCTCTCAGGCTGCCCCAGAGCCTCCCTCAACAAGAAGAAAGCCAAGTTCCCTGGAGAAGAGTATCTCAGCACTAAGTTCAGAGCCAGTGACG TGTTAGACAATGATGAAGACATCAAGCAGCTCAATAAAGAAATCAATGATCTCAATGAATCCAACAATGAGATGGAGGCAGATATGGTCAACCTTCAAACACAG ATCACATCCATGGAGAAGAACCTGAAAAACATTGAGCAGGAGAATAAGGTGATTGAAGAACAGAATGAGGCATTGTTTATGGAGCTGTCTGGACTAAGTCAAGCTCTTATACGGAGTCTGGCCAACATCCGTCTGCCTCACATG CAGGAGCCAATCACAGAGCAGAATTTTGAGAGCTACGTGAGCACCCTTACTGACATGTACACCAATAAGGACTGCTACCAGAACCCAGAGAACAAGGCCCTTCTGGAGACCATCAACAAAGCGGTGAAAGGCATTAAGGTCTGA
- the LOC109048352 gene encoding myelin transcription factor 1-like isoform X9, with product MSLDTDDKRTRTRSKAGRVPSEIVGQELSCPTPGCNGSGHISGKYARHRSALSCPLARKRRLQEAESEQPASKRKSHPLKLAMDEGFNTESEGSGEETELREEDEDDEEQAKQKAGDQAHEEEEQAKQNTESTNTEEEDGDEEECIIIEASNKEKPKLSSSEDLSNYQHIVANSIPHLNNHNSSAMSPQQQQWSVTMGKQDKSPFREPEEEEKEGKETEQTGNQVGVLVSKENGVMGNIDEINDEEEDMHTESQKELEHQYFSEMMETQQVEEEEDDDDDDEVLRSEITTEETYKEIKSEEEGDKETAPSVITATQGSHIREDYVSHKLILPESYSSSKVATTSPVVIEVQSEESERDADVDGNDDDGDDDSLSQRSTVADESEMFDIMRGNLGLLEQAIALKAQQVKAHRELSRIPEHHRFFPLNDRPGKHMEHIRKSCFGKESSRSEKREIKCPTPGCDGTGHVTGLYPHHRSLSGCPHKDRIPPEILAMHENVLKCPTPGCTGQGHVNSNRNTHRSLSGCPIAAAEKLSKSHEKQHLPQPMSEHIKGSPNSDRVLRPMCFVKQLEIPPHGSYRPSLIPATPRANLAKELEKYSKVSFDYTSFDVQVFGKRMLAPKMHTSETSPKAFKSKPPFPRASPPSPSLHIGYGKSSSSSYDYSHDAEAAHMAATAILNLSTRCWERPENLSIRHQDKSMEIEVDENGTLDLSMKKPIKREVGMSCASPEVRSPDLSSSSSSSSTSLHHVNSSISPHSLHTYKQEEWEGPLDYTKPNRQREEELEEMDHSTQSFASSDLEDCDMMQESLDDRKYPGEVTTPSFKVRFQPKDNKKELLLCPTPGCDGSGHITGNYASHRSLSGCPLADKSLRSLMAAHTTELKCPTQGCDGSGHITGNYASHRSLSGCPRAKKGGIKTTPIKDDKEDSELLKCPVPGCDSLGHISGKYATHRSAYGCPLAARRQKEGLLNGSPFSWKAFKTEGPTCPTPGCDGSGHANGSFLTHRSLSGCPRASLNKKKAKFPGEEYLSTKFRASDVLDNDEDIKQLNKEINDLNESNNEMEADMVNLQTQITSMEKNLKNIEQENKVIEEQNEALFMELSGLSQALIRSLANIRLPHMQEPITEQNFESYVSTLTDMYTNKDCYQNPENKALLETINKAVKGIKV from the exons ATGAGTTTGGATACTGATGACAAGCGCACTCGCACACGGTCCAAAGCAGGAAGAG TTCCCTCAGAGATTGTTGGACAGGAGCTGAG CTGCCCTACTCCAGGATGCAATGGCTCAGGTCATATCAGTGGCAAATATGCCCGACACAGAAG TGCTTTGAGTTGCCCATTGGCCAGAAAAAGGCGCCTACAGGAAGCAGAGTCAGAGCAACCTGCCTCCAAGAGGAAGTCCCACCCGCTGAAGCTGGCGATGGATGAAGGATTCAACACAGAGAGTGAGGGgagtggagaggagacagagttaagggaggaagatgaggatgatgaagaacaGGCAAAGCAGAAAGCTGGCGATCAAGCGCATGAAGAAGAAGAGCAAGCAAAACAGAATACAGAAAGCACCAATACAGAGGAGGAGGATGGTGATGAAG AGGAGTGCATCATCATTGAGGCATCCAACAAAGAGAAGCCCAAGCTCTCATCCTCTGAGGATCTCTCTAACTATCAGCACATCGTGGCCAACTCAATACCCCACCTCAACAACCACAACAGTAGTGCCATGTCACCCCAACAACAACAATGGTCGGTCACAATGGGAAAACAAGATAAAAGCCCTTTTAGGGAaccagaagaagaagagaaagaaggaaaagaaacaGAGCAAACAGGGAACCAAGTAGGAGTTCTAGTGTCTAAAGAGAATGGAGTGATGGGAAATATAGATGAAATTAACGACGAAGAAGAGGACATGCACACTGAGAGCCAGAAGGAGTTAGAGCACCAGTATTTTTCTGAGATGATGGAGACACAACaagttgaagaagaagaagatgatgatgatgatgatgaggtgCTGAGGTCTGAGATTACAACTGAAGAGACATACAAGGAAATTAAGTCTGAAGAGGAAGGTGACAAAGAAACCGCCCCTTCGGTTATCACTGCCACTCAGGGATCCCACATAAGGGAAGACTATGTTTCCCACAAACTTATATTGCCAGAAAGTTACAGCTCTAGTAAGGTCGCCACAACATCTCCTGTGGTTATCGAAGTGCAGTCTGAGGAGTCAGAGAGGGATGCCGATGTGGACGGTAACGATGATGATGGGGATGACGATAGCTTGTCTCAACGATCAACGGTGGCGGACGAGTCTGAGATGTTTGACATCATGCGGGGGAATTTGGGGTTGCTGGAGCAGGCCATTGCTTTGAAAGCCCAACAGGTTAAAGCTCATCGTGAGCTCAGCCGCATTCCCGAACACCACCGCTTCTTTCCTCTCAACGACCGGCCCGGCAAACACATGGAACATATCCGCAAGAGCTGCTTCGGAAAAG AGAGTTCTAGATCAGAGAAGCGAGAGATCAAATGCCCAACCCCCGGGTGTGATGGAACGGGTCACGTGACAGGACTCTATCCCCACCACCGCAGTCTGTCAGGCTGCCCACACAAAGATCGGATCCCTCCAGAGA TTTTGGCCATGCACGAGAATGTCTTGAAGTGCCCAACACCAGGCTGCACTGGTCAGGGTCATGTCAACAGCAACCGCAACACACACCGCAG TTTGTCTGGATGTCCCATCGCTGCTGCTGAAAAGCTCTCGAAAAGTCACGAGAAGCAACACCTGCCCCAGCCCATGAGCGAGCATATCAAAGGCAGCCCAAACTCTGACCGTGTTCTCAG GCCCATGTGTTTTGTAAAGCAGTTGGAGATTCCTCCTCATGGCAGCTACAGGCCCAGCCTCATCCCTGCCACACCACGCGCTAATCTGGCCAAGGAGCTGGAGAAGTATTCCAAGGTGTCCTTCGATTATACAAGCTTCGACGTGCAGGTGTTCGGCAAGCGCATGCTTGCCCCAAAGATGCACACCAGCGAAACTTCACCCAAAGCCTTCAAAT CCAAACCTCCATTCCCCAGGGCCTCCCCCCCAAGTCCCAGCTTGCACATTGGTTATGGAAAAAGCTCCTCCAGCAGCTATGATTATTCCCATGATGCCGAAGCCGCCCACATGGCTGCCACTGCGATCCTCAACCTGTCCACACGCTGCTGGGAGAGACCAGAGAACCTCAGCATCAGACACCAAGATAAG AGTATGGAAATTGAGGTGGATGAGAATGGCACCTTGGACTTAAGCATGAAGAAGCCCATAAAGAGAGAAGTGGGCATGTCTTGCGCCAGCCCTGAAGTGCGTTCCCCTGATctgtcttcatcatcttcatcatcatccacATCTCTTCACCATGTCAACAGCAGCATCTCGCCCCACTCTTTACACACCTACAAACAAGAGGAGTGGGAGGGGCCTCTGGACTACACCAAGCCCAATCGACAGAGAGAAGAGGAGCTAGAAGAG ATGGACCACAGCACCCAGTCATTTGCCTCGTCTGACCTTGAGGATTGCGACATGATGCAGGAGAGCCTTGATGACAGGAAGTACCCTGGAGAGGTCACAACCCCCAGCTTCAAGGTCAGGTTCCAGCCCAAGGACAACAAGAAAGAGCTCCTACT GTGTCCCACTCCGGGCTGTGACGGCAGTGGACACATCACCGGAAACTATGCATCCCATCGCAG CCTGTCTGGGTGTCCTCTCGCTGATAAGAGTCTTCGGTCCCTCATGGCAGCACACACAACTGAACTCAA ATGTCCAACTCAAGGATGTGATGGTTCAGGCCATATCACTGGTAACTACGCGTCTCACAGGAG TTTGTCTGGGTGTCCACGGGCCAAGAAAGGTGGAATAAAAACAACTCCCATCAAGGACGACAAGGAGGACTCCGAGCTCTTAAA ATGCCCAGTGCCAGGTTGTGACAGCCTGGGTCACATCAGTGGGAAGTACGCCACTCACCGCAGTGCGTATGGATGCCCGTTGGCAGCCAGGCGGCAGAAGGAGGGTTTGCTGAATGGGTCTCCATTCTCTTGGAAGGCATTTAAGACAGAAGGCCCAACCTGTCCCACACCGGGATGTGATGGATCGGGACACGCCAACGGCAGCTTCCTCACCCACCGCAG TCTCTCAGGCTGCCCCAGAGCCTCCCTCAACAAGAAGAAAGCCAAGTTCCCTGGAGAAGAGTATCTCAGCACTAAGTTCAGAGCCAGTGACG TGTTAGACAATGATGAAGACATCAAGCAGCTCAATAAAGAAATCAATGATCTCAATGAATCCAACAATGAGATGGAGGCAGATATGGTCAACCTTCAAACACAG ATCACATCCATGGAGAAGAACCTGAAAAACATTGAGCAGGAGAATAAGGTGATTGAAGAACAGAATGAGGCATTGTTTATGGAGCTGTCTGGACTAAGTCAAGCTCTTATACGGAGTCTGGCCAACATCCGTCTGCCTCACATG CAGGAGCCAATCACAGAGCAGAATTTTGAGAGCTACGTGAGCACCCTTACTGACATGTACACCAATAAGGACTGCTACCAGAACCCAGAGAACAAGGCCCTTCTGGAGACCATCAACAAAGCGGTGAAAGGCATTAAGGTCTGA
- the LOC109048352 gene encoding myelin transcription factor 1-like isoform X3, which yields MHAEANQTQRANGQTKELSTVMEDTEVSEKENEYRGKLLNQRWTRGDKISRCRPSLRLQSRPIKMSLDTDDKRTRTRSKAGRVPSEIVGQELSALSCPLARKRRLQEAESEQPASKRKSHPLKLAMDEGFNTESEGSGEETELREEDEDDEEQAKQKAGDQAHEEEEQAKQNTESTNTEEEDGDEEECIIIEASNKEKPKLSSSEDLSNYQHIVANSIPHLNNHNSSAMSPQQQQWSVTMGKQDKSPFREPEEEEKEGKETEQTGNQVGVLVSKENGVMGNIDEINDEEEDMHTESQKELEHQYFSEMMETQQVEEEEDDDDDDEVLRSEITTEETYKEIKSEEEGDKETAPSVITATQGSHIREDYVSHKLILPESYSSSKVATTSPVVIEVQSEESERDADVDGNDDDGDDDSLSQRSTVADESEMFDIMRGNLGLLEQAIALKAQQVKAHRELSRIPEHHRFFPLNDRPGKHMEHIRKSCFGKESSRSEKREIKCPTPGCDGTGHVTGLYPHHRSLSGCPHKDRIPPEILAMHENVLKCPTPGCTGQGHVNSNRNTHRSLSGCPIAAAEKLSKSHEKQHLPQPMSEHIKGSPNSDRVLRPMCFVKQLEIPPHGSYRPSLIPATPRANLAKELEKYSKVSFDYTSFDVQVFGKRMLAPKMHTSETSPKAFKSKPPFPRASPPSPSLHIGYGKSSSSSYDYSHDAEAAHMAATAILNLSTRCWERPENLSIRHQDKSMEIEVDENGTLDLSMKKPIKREVGMSCASPEVRSPDLSSSSSSSSTSLHHVNSSISPHSLHTYKQEEWEGPLDYTKPNRQREEELEEMDHSTQSFASSDLEDCDMMQESLDDRKYPGEVTTPSFKVRFQPKDNKKELLLCPTPGCDGSGHITGNYASHRSLSGCPLADKSLRSLMAAHTTELKCPTQGCDGSGHITGNYASHRSLSGCPRAKKGGIKTTPIKDDKEDSELLKCPVPGCDSLGHISGKYATHRSAYGCPLAARRQKEGLLNGSPFSWKAFKTEGPTCPTPGCDGSGHANGSFLTHRSLSGCPRASLNKKKAKFPGEEYLSTKFRASDVLDNDEDIKQLNKEINDLNESNNEMEADMVNLQTQITSMEKNLKNIEQENKVIEEQNEALFMELSGLSQALIRSLANIRLPHMQEPITEQNFESYVSTLTDMYTNKDCYQNPENKALLETINKAVKGIKV from the exons ATGAGTTTGGATACTGATGACAAGCGCACTCGCACACGGTCCAAAGCAGGAAGAG TTCCCTCAGAGATTGTTGGACAGGAGCTGAG TGCTTTGAGTTGCCCATTGGCCAGAAAAAGGCGCCTACAGGAAGCAGAGTCAGAGCAACCTGCCTCCAAGAGGAAGTCCCACCCGCTGAAGCTGGCGATGGATGAAGGATTCAACACAGAGAGTGAGGGgagtggagaggagacagagttaagggaggaagatgaggatgatgaagaacaGGCAAAGCAGAAAGCTGGCGATCAAGCGCATGAAGAAGAAGAGCAAGCAAAACAGAATACAGAAAGCACCAATACAGAGGAGGAGGATGGTGATGAAG AGGAGTGCATCATCATTGAGGCATCCAACAAAGAGAAGCCCAAGCTCTCATCCTCTGAGGATCTCTCTAACTATCAGCACATCGTGGCCAACTCAATACCCCACCTCAACAACCACAACAGTAGTGCCATGTCACCCCAACAACAACAATGGTCGGTCACAATGGGAAAACAAGATAAAAGCCCTTTTAGGGAaccagaagaagaagagaaagaaggaaaagaaacaGAGCAAACAGGGAACCAAGTAGGAGTTCTAGTGTCTAAAGAGAATGGAGTGATGGGAAATATAGATGAAATTAACGACGAAGAAGAGGACATGCACACTGAGAGCCAGAAGGAGTTAGAGCACCAGTATTTTTCTGAGATGATGGAGACACAACaagttgaagaagaagaagatgatgatgatgatgatgaggtgCTGAGGTCTGAGATTACAACTGAAGAGACATACAAGGAAATTAAGTCTGAAGAGGAAGGTGACAAAGAAACCGCCCCTTCGGTTATCACTGCCACTCAGGGATCCCACATAAGGGAAGACTATGTTTCCCACAAACTTATATTGCCAGAAAGTTACAGCTCTAGTAAGGTCGCCACAACATCTCCTGTGGTTATCGAAGTGCAGTCTGAGGAGTCAGAGAGGGATGCCGATGTGGACGGTAACGATGATGATGGGGATGACGATAGCTTGTCTCAACGATCAACGGTGGCGGACGAGTCTGAGATGTTTGACATCATGCGGGGGAATTTGGGGTTGCTGGAGCAGGCCATTGCTTTGAAAGCCCAACAGGTTAAAGCTCATCGTGAGCTCAGCCGCATTCCCGAACACCACCGCTTCTTTCCTCTCAACGACCGGCCCGGCAAACACATGGAACATATCCGCAAGAGCTGCTTCGGAAAAG AGAGTTCTAGATCAGAGAAGCGAGAGATCAAATGCCCAACCCCCGGGTGTGATGGAACGGGTCACGTGACAGGACTCTATCCCCACCACCGCAGTCTGTCAGGCTGCCCACACAAAGATCGGATCCCTCCAGAGA TTTTGGCCATGCACGAGAATGTCTTGAAGTGCCCAACACCAGGCTGCACTGGTCAGGGTCATGTCAACAGCAACCGCAACACACACCGCAG TTTGTCTGGATGTCCCATCGCTGCTGCTGAAAAGCTCTCGAAAAGTCACGAGAAGCAACACCTGCCCCAGCCCATGAGCGAGCATATCAAAGGCAGCCCAAACTCTGACCGTGTTCTCAG GCCCATGTGTTTTGTAAAGCAGTTGGAGATTCCTCCTCATGGCAGCTACAGGCCCAGCCTCATCCCTGCCACACCACGCGCTAATCTGGCCAAGGAGCTGGAGAAGTATTCCAAGGTGTCCTTCGATTATACAAGCTTCGACGTGCAGGTGTTCGGCAAGCGCATGCTTGCCCCAAAGATGCACACCAGCGAAACTTCACCCAAAGCCTTCAAAT CCAAACCTCCATTCCCCAGGGCCTCCCCCCCAAGTCCCAGCTTGCACATTGGTTATGGAAAAAGCTCCTCCAGCAGCTATGATTATTCCCATGATGCCGAAGCCGCCCACATGGCTGCCACTGCGATCCTCAACCTGTCCACACGCTGCTGGGAGAGACCAGAGAACCTCAGCATCAGACACCAAGATAAG AGTATGGAAATTGAGGTGGATGAGAATGGCACCTTGGACTTAAGCATGAAGAAGCCCATAAAGAGAGAAGTGGGCATGTCTTGCGCCAGCCCTGAAGTGCGTTCCCCTGATctgtcttcatcatcttcatcatcatccacATCTCTTCACCATGTCAACAGCAGCATCTCGCCCCACTCTTTACACACCTACAAACAAGAGGAGTGGGAGGGGCCTCTGGACTACACCAAGCCCAATCGACAGAGAGAAGAGGAGCTAGAAGAG ATGGACCACAGCACCCAGTCATTTGCCTCGTCTGACCTTGAGGATTGCGACATGATGCAGGAGAGCCTTGATGACAGGAAGTACCCTGGAGAGGTCACAACCCCCAGCTTCAAGGTCAGGTTCCAGCCCAAGGACAACAAGAAAGAGCTCCTACT GTGTCCCACTCCGGGCTGTGACGGCAGTGGACACATCACCGGAAACTATGCATCCCATCGCAG CCTGTCTGGGTGTCCTCTCGCTGATAAGAGTCTTCGGTCCCTCATGGCAGCACACACAACTGAACTCAA ATGTCCAACTCAAGGATGTGATGGTTCAGGCCATATCACTGGTAACTACGCGTCTCACAGGAG TTTGTCTGGGTGTCCACGGGCCAAGAAAGGTGGAATAAAAACAACTCCCATCAAGGACGACAAGGAGGACTCCGAGCTCTTAAA ATGCCCAGTGCCAGGTTGTGACAGCCTGGGTCACATCAGTGGGAAGTACGCCACTCACCGCAGTGCGTATGGATGCCCGTTGGCAGCCAGGCGGCAGAAGGAGGGTTTGCTGAATGGGTCTCCATTCTCTTGGAAGGCATTTAAGACAGAAGGCCCAACCTGTCCCACACCGGGATGTGATGGATCGGGACACGCCAACGGCAGCTTCCTCACCCACCGCAG TCTCTCAGGCTGCCCCAGAGCCTCCCTCAACAAGAAGAAAGCCAAGTTCCCTGGAGAAGAGTATCTCAGCACTAAGTTCAGAGCCAGTGACG TGTTAGACAATGATGAAGACATCAAGCAGCTCAATAAAGAAATCAATGATCTCAATGAATCCAACAATGAGATGGAGGCAGATATGGTCAACCTTCAAACACAG ATCACATCCATGGAGAAGAACCTGAAAAACATTGAGCAGGAGAATAAGGTGATTGAAGAACAGAATGAGGCATTGTTTATGGAGCTGTCTGGACTAAGTCAAGCTCTTATACGGAGTCTGGCCAACATCCGTCTGCCTCACATG CAGGAGCCAATCACAGAGCAGAATTTTGAGAGCTACGTGAGCACCCTTACTGACATGTACACCAATAAGGACTGCTACCAGAACCCAGAGAACAAGGCCCTTCTGGAGACCATCAACAAAGCGGTGAAAGGCATTAAGGTCTGA